The following are encoded together in the Ignavibacteria bacterium genome:
- a CDS encoding OstA-like protein: MIKTILHIILLLFFVTGISFAQEKIELKKSDKLTGKTIDGKSVREAIGNVHFVQGNVDVYCNEAVQYIDDNKIELKGNVKIYQDTLSLFTSKATYIGNEKKAICEGSVTLKDKNATLRADGGVYFFNEAKAIFKGNVIIINPEYKITSSELIYLRNTEDSFARGDVIVNTDSAVIKAQSIDFFKRQGKTFAVDNVSIESDSSIIYSDTLTDLSLEDKSIASGNVKVVNLSNNLVVTGAYAENYDTRKYSFVKGNARLTQVENERDTLFIYSSILETYRNKPERYVAKENVEVIRGTFLAKSDTAVFARTLDENKDEVSLFPRPVVWQDNLQLTADSVFALMENKKLSEVFAKKLEGYPGSKYSFMLIANKDPFFSERFDQITGKDIKIKFENDSLKYVDVYKNSYSIYFAFENEKANGVNLVEGENMYITFDSRQQVSKIKVEKNIRGQYVPEAKMAEVSIRLPGFNLRSDKPIRKP; this comes from the coding sequence GTCTGTACGCGAAGCAATCGGTAATGTTCACTTCGTGCAGGGAAACGTCGATGTTTACTGCAATGAAGCCGTTCAGTACATTGACGACAATAAAATTGAACTTAAAGGAAATGTTAAGATTTATCAGGACACTCTCTCGCTTTTTACCTCAAAAGCTACTTATATCGGTAATGAAAAGAAAGCAATCTGTGAAGGCAGCGTTACTCTTAAAGATAAAAATGCTACTCTGCGGGCAGACGGCGGAGTCTATTTCTTCAATGAAGCAAAAGCAATCTTTAAAGGTAATGTTATTATCATAAATCCCGAATATAAAATCACTTCAAGCGAACTCATTTACCTCCGTAATACAGAAGATTCTTTCGCAAGAGGAGATGTTATAGTTAATACTGATTCAGCCGTCATCAAAGCTCAGAGCATTGATTTCTTTAAACGGCAGGGTAAGACTTTTGCTGTTGATAATGTAAGCATTGAATCTGATTCTTCTATTATCTATTCAGATACTCTAACTGATTTATCCCTCGAAGACAAAAGCATTGCCTCCGGTAACGTGAAGGTTGTTAATCTTTCCAATAACCTTGTAGTCACCGGCGCTTATGCAGAAAATTACGATACAAGAAAATATTCTTTCGTCAAAGGTAATGCTCGTCTTACGCAGGTTGAAAACGAACGGGATACGCTGTTTATTTACAGCAGTATTCTTGAAACTTACAGGAATAAACCCGAACGATATGTGGCTAAAGAAAACGTTGAGGTTATTCGAGGTACCTTCCTCGCAAAGAGCGATACTGCAGTCTTTGCCCGTACTCTTGACGAGAATAAAGATGAAGTCTCCTTGTTTCCAAGGCCCGTCGTCTGGCAGGATAATCTTCAGCTCACCGCAGATTCGGTCTTTGCCTTAATGGAAAACAAAAAACTCTCTGAAGTCTTCGCAAAAAAACTCGAAGGTTATCCGGGAAGTAAGTATTCATTCATGCTGATTGCGAACAAAGACCCCTTTTTCTCTGAAAGGTTTGACCAGATTACTGGAAAGGATATTAAAATTAAATTTGAGAACGATTCTTTAAAGTATGTTGACGTTTACAAAAACTCATACAGTATTTACTTTGCTTTTGAAAATGAAAAAGCGAATGGAGTTAATCTCGTTGAAGGAGAAAATATGTACATCACTTTTGATTCACGTCAGCAGGTCTCTAAAATCAAAGTCGAGAAGAATATCCGTGGTCAGTATGTTCCCGAAGCAAAAATGGCAGAAGTCTCTATCCGTCTTCCCGGTTTTAATCTTAGAAGCGATAAACCAATCAGGAAACCCTAA